The region TCGCGCTGGGCATGAATTTCTTCAGTTACTGGTTCTCTGACACCATGGTGTTGAAGATGTACCGGGCGCGCGAGGTGGATGCTTCGTCGGCGCCGCAGTTCTATGCCATGGTGGCCGAGCTGGCGCAAAAAGCCCAGCTGCCCATGCCCAAGGTCTATCTGATCGACGAAGACGCGCCCAATGCCTTTGCCACCGGCCGCAACCCCGAGCATGCGGCAGTGGCTGCCACCACGGGCATTTTGCGCACCCTGTCCGAGCGCGAGTTGCGCGGTGTGATGGCGCATGAGCTGGCCCATGTGAAGCACCGCGACATCTTGATCAGCACCATCAGCGCCACCATGGCCGGTGCGATTTCCATGCTGGCCAATTTCGCCATGTTCTTTGGTGGGCGCGACAGCGAAGGCCGCAGCAACCCCATCGCCGGCATTCTGGTGGCGATCCTGGCGCCGATCGCGGCCAGCTTGATCCAGATGTCCATCAGCCGGGCGCGCGAATTTGAGGCTGATCGCGGCGGCGCTGAAATCTCCGGCGACCCGGCCGCACTGGCCTCGGCGCTGGACAAAATCCACCGCATCGCCCAAGGCCTGCCGCTGGAGACCACCGAGCGTCACCCGGAAACGGCGCAGATGATGATCATGAACCCGCTCTCCGGCAAAGGCCTGGCGGGCAT is a window of Paucibacter sp. KCTC 42545 DNA encoding:
- the htpX gene encoding zinc metalloprotease HtpX — encoded protein: MFNLMKTAILMAAITALFMAMGAMLGGRSGMMLALLVALGMNFFSYWFSDTMVLKMYRAREVDASSAPQFYAMVAELAQKAQLPMPKVYLIDEDAPNAFATGRNPEHAAVAATTGILRTLSERELRGVMAHELAHVKHRDILISTISATMAGAISMLANFAMFFGGRDSEGRSNPIAGILVAILAPIAASLIQMSISRAREFEADRGGAEISGDPAALASALDKIHRIAQGLPLETTERHPETAQMMIMNPLSGKGLAGMFSTHPPTEERVARLLEMARGR